The following coding sequences are from one Deltaproteobacteria bacterium window:
- a CDS encoding CoA transferase: MAEHEIEHQAPAALAHLRVVELGDVPAAYAGRLLGDLGADVIKVEPPEGAPERRLPPFAGGVAGVERSLTFLHANTNKRSLVLDISAAGDRDTFTKLLLSADVFIEATPVGRLEEWGFTDAWLEANHPGLVTVSLTPFGRTGRYRHYKSSDAITNGAGGFLYSQGDDQRGPCTAPSHSAYQVAGCVAATLALAGVRHRRRCGVGQRLDVSLQEALSFTNSSSIARYTLENRMGRRPGAKTYGGAVTNIYRCKDGRYVHFTANLPHMWRELTQNWMPGTILSEPQWEDTAYRDARSDEASAVVAEFISGFTADEFVTEAQGRHLSAAPLNTVGQFVEGEQLAARPRLQEIEHPVIGRYRAPGFPMRLSGTPMRVRRPAPLLDQHREEVLAELEQGRESDAVRAELSDQAQDREAVRAEPFGKAQDREPVRPERSEAQPSEVEGRKPEAAWPAEPSDPMLSGLRMADLTQQFAGPLGTEILGYYGAEVLKVESNTVAARGRLTAVHADMNRAKLGVTLNLRHDQGKELFRRLVERSQVVVENFSVGVMERLGFDYESLRQINPGIIQVSMPGWGREGPLKSWVAWGWQLLAYTGLMRLWGYPESPMRARCKIAWPDRVGAITMTLGVIAAVEHQERTGEGQFIEASMLEAQGAMLGPAILDYTVNGNEWDTLGYREILGDPYAPYGCYPCAGNDDWIIIACETDEEWQAMVEVIGAGSWAEDARFATKEGRRHHRDELDEKLTGWTRTQTARQAFRRLQQAGVAAGNPMSGEDLYYDLHLRERGHIVEIDEPPWGRVAHHGLPGIPSRSKASAALPAPWIGAHNAYVLGEVLGLSKEEIGALEEAEAVK; encoded by the coding sequence CGCACCTGCGAGTGGTGGAGCTTGGCGACGTGCCCGCGGCTTACGCCGGCCGGCTCCTGGGAGACCTGGGGGCCGACGTCATCAAGGTGGAGCCGCCGGAGGGCGCCCCCGAACGGAGGCTTCCGCCCTTCGCCGGCGGCGTCGCAGGCGTCGAGCGGAGCCTCACCTTCCTCCACGCCAACACCAACAAGCGCAGCCTGGTGCTGGATATCTCCGCCGCCGGCGACCGGGACACTTTCACGAAGTTGCTGCTCTCGGCGGACGTGTTTATCGAGGCCACGCCGGTCGGGCGCCTAGAGGAATGGGGATTCACCGACGCGTGGCTCGAGGCGAACCACCCGGGGCTGGTGACCGTGTCCCTGACGCCCTTCGGCCGCACCGGCCGGTACCGCCACTACAAGAGCAGCGACGCCATCACCAACGGCGCCGGAGGGTTCCTCTACAGCCAGGGCGACGATCAGCGCGGCCCGTGCACCGCGCCCTCCCATTCGGCCTACCAGGTGGCCGGCTGCGTGGCCGCGACCCTGGCGCTGGCCGGGGTGCGCCACCGCCGGCGTTGCGGCGTGGGCCAGCGCCTGGACGTCTCGCTCCAGGAGGCGTTGAGCTTCACCAACAGCAGCTCCATCGCGCGCTACACCCTGGAGAACCGCATGGGGCGCCGTCCCGGCGCCAAGACCTACGGCGGCGCCGTGACGAACATCTACCGCTGCAAGGACGGGCGCTACGTCCACTTCACCGCCAACCTGCCGCACATGTGGCGCGAGCTGACCCAGAACTGGATGCCCGGCACCATCCTGTCGGAGCCGCAATGGGAGGACACGGCCTACCGCGACGCCCGCAGCGACGAGGCCTCCGCCGTGGTGGCCGAGTTCATCAGCGGCTTCACCGCGGACGAGTTCGTGACCGAGGCCCAGGGGCGGCATCTCTCGGCCGCGCCGCTCAACACCGTGGGCCAGTTCGTGGAAGGGGAACAACTGGCCGCGCGCCCCCGGCTCCAGGAGATCGAGCACCCGGTCATCGGGCGCTACCGGGCGCCGGGCTTCCCCATGCGCCTTTCCGGGACGCCCATGCGGGTGCGCCGCCCGGCGCCGCTGCTGGACCAGCATCGAGAGGAGGTTCTGGCCGAGCTGGAGCAGGGCAGGGAATCCGACGCCGTTCGCGCTGAGCTCTCCGACCAAGCCCAGGACAGAGAAGCCGTTCGCGCTGAGCCCTTCGGCAAGGCTCAGGACAGAGAACCCGTTCGTCCTGAGCGTAGCGAGGCGCAGCCGAGCGAAGTCGAAGGGCGCAAGCCCGAGGCGGCTTGGCCGGCGGAACCCTCCGACCCCATGCTGTCCGGGCTCCGCATGGCCGACCTCACGCAGCAGTTCGCCGGCCCCCTGGGCACCGAGATCCTCGGCTACTACGGCGCGGAGGTCCTCAAGGTCGAATCCAACACCGTGGCGGCCAGGGGCCGGCTCACCGCCGTCCACGCCGACATGAACCGGGCCAAGCTGGGCGTCACCCTGAACCTGCGGCACGACCAGGGCAAGGAGCTGTTCCGCCGTCTCGTGGAACGCTCCCAGGTCGTGGTGGAGAACTTCAGCGTGGGAGTCATGGAGCGGCTCGGCTTTGACTACGAGTCGTTGCGGCAGATAAACCCCGGCATCATCCAGGTGTCCATGCCCGGCTGGGGCAGGGAAGGGCCGCTCAAGTCATGGGTGGCATGGGGCTGGCAGCTCCTGGCCTACACCGGGCTCATGCGCCTGTGGGGCTATCCGGAGTCGCCCATGCGCGCGCGCTGCAAGATCGCTTGGCCCGACCGCGTCGGCGCCATCACCATGACCCTGGGCGTGATCGCGGCGGTGGAGCACCAGGAACGCACCGGCGAAGGGCAGTTCATCGAGGCCTCCATGCTCGAGGCCCAGGGCGCCATGCTCGGCCCCGCCATCCTGGACTACACGGTCAATGGCAACGAGTGGGACACGCTGGGCTACCGCGAAATCCTGGGCGACCCCTACGCCCCCTACGGCTGCTACCCCTGCGCCGGCAATGACGACTGGATCATCATCGCCTGCGAGACCGACGAGGAGTGGCAGGCCATGGTCGAGGTCATCGGCGCCGGCTCATGGGCCGAGGACGCGCGCTTCGCCACCAAGGAAGGCCGGCGCCATCACCGCGACGAGCTGGACGAGAAGCTGACGGGATGGACCCGCACCCAGACCGCCCGCCAAGCCTTCCGCCGCCTCCAGCAGGCCGGCGTCGCCGCCGGCAACCCCATGTCCGGCGAAGACCTCTACTACGACCTCCACCTGCGCGAGCGCGGCCACATCGTCGAGATCGACGAACCCCCCTGGGGCCGCGTCGCCCACCACGGCCTCCCCGGCATCCCCTCCCGCTCCAAGGCCAGCGCCGCCCTCCCCGCCCCCTGGATCGGCGCCCACAACGCTTATGTGCTGGGCGAGGTGCTGGGCCTGAGCAAAGAGGAGATTGGCGCGTTGGAGGAGGCGGAGGCGGTCAAGTAA
- a CDS encoding enoyl-CoA hydratase/isomerase family protein: protein MSAYQNLLYEKQRSGALITFNRPDRRNALSEELLAELDAALAEAKDDPEVRGVILTGAGGCFSTGEDMSEDGAPETVWPQALPEGVPLYKEFDKVRDKDREEILRRRLYRWEYPKPIIGAVNGWCLGTASWLALTCHLTVAADDAVFGQPQVRQAAGTDFIWVLLAGPKNALRYALTGDHVDAAEALRIGLVNKVVPRDELLEECSRMVERVALVPPETVKINLAIATQGLEMMGLHKAWLLNSELSAMARLSKREEFNKRLEDARKQGGLRAFFEARDQPFRPEPFGPFAKGQ, encoded by the coding sequence ATGTCCGCGTACCAGAACCTTCTCTATGAAAAGCAGCGCAGCGGCGCGCTCATCACCTTCAACCGCCCGGACCGGCGCAACGCCCTGAGCGAGGAGCTCCTGGCGGAACTCGACGCCGCCCTGGCCGAGGCCAAGGACGACCCCGAGGTGCGCGGCGTGATCCTCACCGGCGCGGGCGGCTGCTTCTCCACCGGCGAGGACATGTCCGAGGACGGCGCCCCGGAAACCGTGTGGCCCCAAGCCCTGCCCGAAGGCGTGCCGCTCTACAAGGAGTTCGACAAGGTCCGGGACAAGGACCGCGAGGAAATCCTGCGCCGGCGCCTGTACCGCTGGGAGTATCCCAAGCCCATCATCGGCGCCGTCAACGGCTGGTGCCTGGGCACCGCTTCGTGGCTCGCCCTCACCTGCCACCTGACCGTGGCCGCGGACGACGCGGTCTTCGGCCAGCCGCAGGTGCGGCAAGCCGCCGGCACCGACTTCATCTGGGTTTTGCTCGCCGGCCCCAAGAACGCCCTGCGCTACGCCCTCACCGGCGACCACGTCGACGCCGCCGAGGCCCTGCGCATCGGCCTGGTGAACAAGGTCGTGCCGCGGGACGAACTGCTGGAGGAATGCTCCCGCATGGTCGAGCGCGTGGCCCTGGTGCCGCCCGAAACCGTCAAGATCAACCTCGCCATCGCCACCCAGGGCCTCGAAATGATGGGCCTCCACAAGGCCTGGCTCCTCAACTCCGAACTGAGCGCCATGGCCCGCCTCTCCAAGCGCGAGGAGTTCAACAAGCGCCTGGAAGACGCCCGCAAGCAAGGCGGCCTGCGCGCCTTCTTCGAAGCCCGCGACCAACCGTTCCGCCCGGAGCCGTTCGGGCCGTTCGCCAAGGGACAGTAA